The Leptospira saintgironsiae genome contains the following window.
CCAAGACAGTTCTTTCTAAGAAAGGAAACCAAAGCTGCATTTATAAAATTAAAAGAAGAATATAAAAAAGACCATCCTCAAGAAAGGCAAGAGCCGTTTTTAATTTCCGCTCATAGATCTTTTGCAGACCAAAAATCCATCTGGGACGATAAGTATTCTGGAAAGAAGAAGATGAGAGAACCAGTAAAAGATAAAACTCCTTCTCAGATCATCTCCTTAATATTGGAATTTTCCAGCGCACCTGGAACTTCTCGACATCACTGGGGAACTGACATTGATATCAATGCTTTGGAAAACTCCTATTTTGAAAAAGGAGGAAGAGGAGAAACATTCTATACTTGGATGAAGAAGAATGCGCACAGATTTGGATTCTGCCAGCCTTATTCTCCCAAATCAGAAAGAGCAGGAAAAGGTTATAATGAAGAGAAATGGCATTGGTCTTATGCCCCTTTATCTAATAAATTCCAAAAAGCTTGGGTAGATTCTTATAAAAAGGGAAAATTGAATTTTAAAGGAAAATTCCAGGGATCCGACTTTTTAGGAGATCTTCCCCTGGAATATGTAACATCTATTAATCCGGACTGTGCCAGGATAGATTGAGATAAGCGAGCGTGTCGGAGTTCCAACACGCAGAAACTTTCGATTATCTGTGGTTCATTACTCCACGATCACTATTTCTAAAGAATTTAATGATCTGCAGAACTTCAGCAGGATGGCCTGATTCCTTCTCCAATTGATCCAATGCAGTTCTATAATTCAATCCTGAATGATAGATCGTCTTGTATGCGTTCTTGATCGCTGATCTGGTTTCAGGAGAAAATCCTCCCCTTTTCAAACCAACAGTATTTAAACCGATGATTGTGCAAGGGTTTCCATCTGCAGTAGCAAAAGGAGGAACGTCCTGCACTACTTTGGAGCAACCTGCTATCATTGCATAATCACCCACAAAACAAAATTGGTGAACTGCAACTAAACCTGAAATGAATGCCTTATTACCAACTGTAACGTGTCCTGCCAAAACAAGACCATGAGTTAGAATATTATCATCTCCTAAAATACAATCATGACCTACGTGAGCATTTCCCATCACATAGTTCCGGTTTCCGATAATAGTGGGAGAATCTACCTTGGTTCCCTTATGAATATTGGAATATTCCTTAAAAGTATTATTATCTCCGATGATTGTTTTACTCGGAGTGCTAGGATCAAAACCTAAATCCTGAGGACCTACTCCGATTACCGCTCCATGATGTACTTTGTTGAATTTACCTAATTTAGTACCTGCGAAAATTCGGGCTCCGGTTTCGATTACGGTTCCTTCGCCGATTACCACATCTTTTTCTATAATTGTATACGCACCGACTTCGACGGACTCGTGTAGTTCCGCTTTCGAATCGACGATGGCTGTTGGGTGAATTTTCATTAAGTTTCGCCTCTTAAATCTTCCATAATACGAAAATCGACGTGGATTTTTTATTCAAGCTATAAATAATTGGGGTCGGTAAACGGTTTAGCGCTTCGTCGAATTTGGGAAGCCGCAACCATTTACCAAACGCGGTTCGGGAAGGAGAATTCTATGCTAGTGGATTGGTCTCGTCTAGATTCCCTAAAACAAGGCGATGATGAAGATGATATTATTTGGCTGGAAGAAATGGTACGTTCTTTACGTAAGAACATGAACAGCCGTTTAGAGAATATCAAAACTTTCACTGAAGAAAAGAAAGACGTAGAACTCCAAGCAGAATTACACCAAACAAAAGGTGTCGCAGCAAATTTCGGGCTCGCAGCGGTTCAGAAGAATGTTACGGAGGCTGAACTGAAATTAAAGGAAGGAAACTTAGAAGCTTGTTTAGCTCTTTGTCAGGAACTTCCGAGTCTTTGGGAGCAAACCAAAAAAGAATTAGCTCCCAAATTTCCGGAATAAGTCAGAACTTTCCGACTTATTTTTTCCCCTTACGTTCCAAAAAATAAGAATCTACCTTATCAGTTATAGGTTTGATTTTATCTTCGTAGGTTAAAATAGCTTCTACTGTTTTTTCGTAAAGAGTCATGAGAAGTGCCTGAGCCGCATCACACATCTGTTCTTTACGGAACTCTTCTACATGTAAAGTTTCAGTAATGGATCCATCCGGATTAAACGGAAGAGAAGCCAATAAATTAGAAACCACAATCTTATCGTCACCAGCAACATGGCTTGGGTCGAAGATCACAGGAAGAATTGTTTGGTTCTTAGCATGAGTGATCACATTCAGATCCGGAGTGTTACGGCAATATCCTTCCTTGATGAAAAGAGTTTTTACTCCTCTTTCACAAAGAACTATATTCAAATTTCCTTGATTAGCAATATATTCTGCAGCGGAAAACCATTCGATAGCTTCGTTACCGAAACCTCTTTTTAAGATCACAGGTTTACCAGTGCGACCAACTGCTTCTAAAAGTTCGAAGTCTTGAGCATTTCTTGTTCCGATCTGGATCATGTCCGCATGTTTGGAAACTTCTTCCGCCATGGTATGGTCCATAACTTCGGTTACATAAGGAAGTCCGGTTTCTTCTTTTACTCTATCGAGTAATTTGATTCCGTCCCAACCCATTCCTCTCCAATCAGTCGGACGAGTTCTAGGTTTGAATGCTCCACCTCTAAAGATGATACGATCTAAGATCCCAAATTTTTTACCAATCTCCACCGCTTGTTTCGCGATAGTAACGGTTTGCTCATAAGTCTGAGGAGAATCCGGACCAACTAGGAAGATATGTTTTCCAGTTCCAAACTTACGAACTAATCCATCTTTTCCGTGAACTTCTACAATTCGGTTCTCACGATGGACCACTTCTCCGTTTTTACCCGCAGCAGTACGAGCGATATTTTTATAAGGCAATGATACGTTCCAGATTCTAGTCACACCAGGAAGTTCTTTTACATAACCTTCCTTGTCGGAGATCTTACGGGTATCCCCGATAAAATGAATGGTATCGGATACAACCGCTCCGCGAATAATCTCGGTGGCGTTCCCACATTCGGATGCTAAAGCCTTTATTTTTGCTTCAGTTTCCGGATATCCCTTCTCCAGTTCGACTATGTCCACGTATCTTCCGTCCTATCTTTGTTCGATTTTACAATCGGGATTGATTCTCTCTCCAGCCTTTACTTCACACATGGAACGTCAAGAAATCCGCAGAGAAAAGAAATTAATGAGAATGTTCCGGCCCAGGAAAACTTCCATTTCTCACTTCCTGAATATAGTTTTTGACTGCGCCGAAGACATCATCGTATCCATTCAGGAAAGTTTTTAAGAACTTAGGCTTAAAGCCCTTATTCAATCCAAGAAAATCGTAAATTACCAGCACCTGTCCATCGGTCGCTGCTCCCGCTCCTATCCCGATCGTAGGAATTGGGACAGATTCAGAAATTTCTTTAGCGAGAGCAGAAGGTATTAGCTCGAAAACAATGGAGAAGGCTCCGGCGTCGGAGATCCCTTTTGCTTCGCTTATCAATCTCGCCTTATCTTGTTCAGCTTTTCCTTGGATTTTATGTCCTCCGAAAACGTTCACGGATTGAGGGGTAAGACCTATATGTCCCATAACTGGGATGCCTATTCTTTCCAATTTATAGATAAGTTCCAATATCTCAGGGCCGCCGCCTTCGAATTTTACTGCGTCGCATCCGCTTTCTTTCATTACCTTTCCGGCAGAGCGGATCCCTTCTTCCAAAGAAACCTGATAGCTTAAAAACGGAAGATCCACGACTACGAATGTATTCGGTGCACCTCTTCTGACCGCCTTTGCATGATAGATCATCTCATCCAAGGTAACGGGTAAGGTGGTTGGTTGGCCTTGGTAAACAACTCCAAGAGTGTCTCCAACGAGAATACAATCCACGCCCGAATCTTCTAAAATCCGAGCGAACATAAAATCATAGCAGGTCAATACCGTGATCTTTTTCTCTACAGGTTTTGGCCCTCTGGGAAATATTTTGCTAACATCTCTCATATCATCCCTCCGAAGGATTCCCAAAAGCTTGGATCAGGGAACCTTCTCCGAGTTCATTTAAAAGTTCTAATATAAAAGGACGGGTAAACAGACTATGATGGGGAAGATGTAAACCCTTCTCATGGACTTTCATATCGTCGATGGACAAAATATCTATATCGATAACACGAGGGCCTTTGTCTCTTGTGCGGATCCTTCCCATTTCATTTTCAATTCCTAATAAAAAATCCAAAAGTTCTTTAGGAGAAAGATGAGTGGATATTTGCAGAAGTTGATTTAAAAAGTCAGGTTGGTCCGTAACTTCTAATGCTTCTGTGTTTAAAGCAGTTCCCTTTTTTAGGATCTCTATCTCGGGATGAGCACCGATCTTTTGGATCGCATCAGAAAGATATAATTCACGATCTCCTAGATTGGTTCCCAAACACAAAAATGCGATGTGATTATTTTTATCCATCAATGATTTCCGAAAGCACTATGACTTAGACGATAATCAGGACAATCTAAATGGATTTGTTTTGCCATCTCCATTAATCTAGAAAAGATCCTTCCTTCTGCTTTATCCTTCCAGTCACTCGGAGGAATATTAGAAGTGAGAATGGTTACCTTCTCTTCTTCATATCTTGCATCTATTAGGTCATATAACTGAGAGTTAGCCCAATCGGACTCTTTATTTGCTCCGAAATCGTCTAAAACCAAAACTTCCACATCAGTGAATTGTTTTTTTATAGTTTGCTCCATACCATGGAGTTCACTTTCTTTTTGATAACTATCTCGGATGGTAGAAAGAAAGTCACGATTGATCTTTGCGTATTTACATTCCAAACCGTAACGAAGAATGAGTTCGTTTAAGATAGCGCATGCAAGTAATGTTTTTCCGGAACCAGTTCCGCCCCAAAGATACAAACCTTGTTGTATTCTTTCTCTTTCTTTCCATTGTACTACGATATCATTTGCCCAGTCATGAGCCGCTAAAAAAGAAAGTTCAGTGGTATCCATTCGATCCAAGGTTCTGTACTTGTATCTAGCTGGGATCCCTGCCTTCTTCACCAAATATTCTACCCTGCCGAGTTCCACTCTAGCGTTATGACAGACGCAAGGTAACATTCTATTTTGACTTTCGTCATAGACCATGTAAGGAGCCTTTCCACCACAAGGGCAGGACTCTCCCACGCAGGAACAAAGTAACAGAACTCCAGAGCTAGAATTCTTTACGTTCTCTTCTAAAAGGAATCCGACTCCCGCACAGAATTTACAACTGGGAGAACCTTCTCGGATCGGGGTTAAATTCTTTAAATTCATGGTCTAGATCCAGACTGGAAAAAAGGAAAGTAATAGAAAGAAAGAAATCTAAGAGCCAATCATTTCCTAGGAATTCCTAAAAATCTGCTGACAAGTTCTGCTTTAAGCAAGATTCTGGAGGAGTCTCTGAACGGATTCGGAGAACAAAATTAGCAAAAAATGATAGAATTTCGCTAATGGATAGAGTAAAAAGATCCTCGTTTATGTCCCTTGTATAGGAAAAGTGGGAAATTTTTTCTAATCCAGGTTTATATCTAAAGGTCCCTGACCGATAGATAAACAGAAGAAAAGGACTTTGCTGTCTTTTTTCTAAATCCTATCTTTGAAAGAGAAGGCACAGGTGTGAGCACTATGAAGGTGATGAAGACTATATTCGTTCTTCTGGCCGTGGTCGGACTCAACCTCTCCTTGTTCGCACAGAACCAAGGGGGGCAGGATACGACAGATGCCAAGGCGGCAGCTGATAAGATCGACGAACTGCTGAAAGGTGAGCTCGTTCCGGAAGACGACGACAAGAATCTAACGGAAGAAGCTAAGAAACGTAAAAAAGAAATCCAGGAGCAGGAAGCGATCTGGAAGAACCCTGACTTCAAAGGTTACGACAAGAACTTCCAAGAACTCCATCAGCTTTCTAAGGCTTTCGCGAACAACAAGTTCCGCCTGGCCCTGACTAGCTATCAATCCGGAGTTAATACCGTCCTCAAGATGAGGGAAGCTGTTGAGCAGTACCGTAAAGAGGAAGCGGAGAAGAAACGTCTAGACGAGAAATGGTACTGGCAAAAGGTCGACCGTAAAGCTCGCGAGGATCGTGTCGTTTCCCGCCAAAAGTTGGAAGCAAAACAACAAGCATTGAATTATTTCACCAAGGCAATCAACCATTTGGATGAGATCAAGAACCCGGATTTACGTGAACGTGCCGAGTTCAAAAGACTTCTTTCAGATGTATACAGATCTTGGATTGTTACTGAATACGATCTACAAAACTTACCTCAGTGTATTCCTATATTGGAACTTTACATCGAGGTTAATGAAAATGAGAAAGAATACCCAGCTCACAAGTATCTTGCAAGCTGCTACGCTTTCGAAGAAAACATGATCAAGAAATACGGTGGAGCAAGCGAAGACCAGATGTTTAAATTCCGTCACAAGAAAAACATCCACCTTCTCCGCGCTACCGAGCTGAAATATGGAAAGGATTCCCCGGAATATAAACACATCGTTGCTTTGATTAACAAAGACGAAGTGATTTCGGTTCGCCCATAATCCTCTCTTTTCATTTCAATGTAGGAAAAAACCCCGGCTTTAAACCCGGGGTTTTTTTATACCCAAGCAGAATGGAATTCCTTACTGATTCCGGAATTTATTAGTATTTCCCGGTATCAAATCCTAAGATCGGACGATCCTTTTCCAAAAAGATTGTATTCTATATCTCACAGAACACCGGAATTTCCGGAAAGAATGTTTAGAGGAGAGAATAAGAATGGTAGCTCAGACATTAGAAAGACCGAGCCTCAACCAGAACTCCCAAGCGGAAAAAGTATATGATGTAGTCATCATAGGAACTGGATTCGCTGGGTTATGTATGGGAATCCGTTTGAAACAAGCGGGAATAGAATCTTTTGTTATTTTAGAAAAAGGAAATGGGGTTGGAGGAACCTGGAGAGATAATACTTATCCTGGAGCGGCCTGTGATGTTCAGTCCCATCTGTATTCTTTCTCCTTCGCACCCAAATCGGATTGGTCCAGACTTTTCGGACCTCAAGAAGAAATCCTAAATTATATGAATCAATGTACGGACCATTTCGGGATCCGTTCTTATATCCGCACAAACTCAGAAGTGAGTGGAGCCTCATTTGATGAAAAAACAGGTTTATGGGAAATCAATATTGTAGGTGGAAAATCCTACAAAACAAAATCTGTAGTAAGCGGCACAGGCGGTTTGAGTAGACCAGTTCTTCCAAATATCAAAGGAATTGATACTTTTAAAGGAGCAAAATTCCACTCTGCAAAATGGGATCATAGTTATAATCTTCAAGGGAAGAAGGTAGCAGTGATCGGAACAGGAGCAAGCGCAATCCAGATCGTACCTACAATCGCTCCTATCGTAGGAACATTAAAACTTTTTCAAAGAACTCCTGCTTGGATCATACCGAAACCAGATAGTAATATCTCTGGTTCCGTAAAAGGGATCTTTAAATTCATTCCTCCATTAAGATGGTTATTTAGAAAAGCAATCTATTGGTTGAACGAAATCGGAGTATTAGCTTTCGCAATCAATCCAAAGCTAATGAGAATTTTTGAGAAGTTCGCTAGAAGTTTTATCAACAAAAGTATCCATAACGAAGAACTTAAGAAAAAGCTAACTCCGAATTATACAATTGGATGTAAACGGATCCTTCTTTCAAACGACTATTATCCTGCATTGAACCGGGAGAATGTTGAATTGGTTACTGATGGAATAGAAGAGATCACTTCTTCCGGAATTAAAACAAAGGACGGAGTAGAACATAAGGTAGATGCGATCATTTTCGCTACAGGATTCCAAGCAGCAGAAGCAGTTTCTCCTTTTGAGATCAGAGGAAGAGGCGGAAAACTTTTAGCAGATGTTTGGAAAGATGCTGCAGAAGCTTATTTAGGAACCACAGTTTCCGGTTTTCCAAATATGTTCATGATCGTAGGCCCAAATACTGGTTTAGGTCATAGTTCTATGATCCTAATGATAGAATCCCAAGTGCAATATACTCTCCAAGGGATTCGTTATCTACTTAATAAGAATATAAAGTTCATAGATGTTCGTAAAGATGTTCAGGACCATTATAACGAAGAGATCCAAAGACGTCTTAACAAATCCATTTGGTTGACCGGAGGATGCGTAAGCTGGTATAATACTAGTTCTGGTAGAAATACGACTCTCTGGCCAGGATTCACTTTCGAATTTAAGGCCAGAACGTTCTTCCTTCGTCCTAAAGATTACGAATTTGTTCGTGCAGATGGAAAGATAAAAAAACCTGGGATCGGATCCAGAGTTTCTATGGCTTTAGATGCAACCTTTGGTTAAGCGTATCGCCTAAATTAAAGAGTCCAGTATACCAAGATTTCCCGGTTACCATCTCTCCCGGTAATTGGGGAATCTTCCAAACCTATCCGTTTTCCTTTAATTTCACTTTTCAAAAACCGCAAAAAAGAACGGATCGTTTTCCAACGTATCCAAGGATCTCGCAAGACACCTTTATCCAAATTTCTGGATTCAGTTTCGAACTGAGGTTTGAATAGACTAACTATATTCCATCGAACGTCAGGATTTTTACTTTTGAGTTCAGAAAGAACAGGAAGAACAATACGAAGAGAAATAAAACTCAAATCCATTACGAGAAAGATCTCATCCGGAAACTTTTTCTCTGTTTTTTCAGCCCATAAAGAAGACAATAATTTCCAACTAGTATCTCTAATATGGAATCTATCTCTAACGGTAACCTTTGGATTCATCGCGACTTTGGAAGCCATCTGTCCATAGCCAACATCGAAGGCGAAAACTAACTCTGCTCCTTCTTCCAAAAGAACCTGAGTGAATCCCCCAGTCGAAGCTCCCCAATCTATACAAAGTTTTTCTTTAACGGATATATTCCATTTTTCGAATGCGGCTTTAAGTTTGTAAGCTCCCCTACTTACATATTTAGGAATAATCTCTCTAATACGGATCTCTACCGACTCTTCGAATAATGTACCAACCTTGTCGGACATTCTATCGTTCACAAGAACTGAACCGGATAAGATTAGGCTTCGAGCCTTGGAAATATCTTCAGCCAAACCCTTTTTCAAGAGTAAGTCATCTAGTCTAATTTTTTCTTTTGCCAATGTTAGAAGGTAAGGATTGAAAGAATTCTGGAAATTCGGAAACTTCTATTTTAGAAGAAGAAGTATCCAAATCGAATCCTAATTCTTCCAATTCAGAAACTATATGTGAAACCATCTGTTTGCAAGTTTCCATTCCATATAAAGAAGGGTAAGTGATCTTTCCTGATTTTCCATCTTTTCCTGGAGTTTTTCCGAGATCTTCTTTAGTACCTTCGATATCCAAAATATCGTCTGTGATTTGAAATAATAAACCAAGCTTAGCACCATATTCGGAAATAGTTACTTCTCTTTCTAGGAAATCTTCTCTCAATCGATTTCCCATTAGAAAGGACGCCTGGATCAAAGCTCCGGTTTTCAATCTATGAGTTTTAGAAAGTAACTCTTCTTTTGTTCCAGTTAAAGAAGAAGGATTTCTCTCCAATAATAGATCATACATTTGTCCGGAAACCATTCCCGCGGCACCGGCACCTTTTGCCAAAGTCCTAACCAAATCCTTATGTAAATTTTTTTCAGAAGAATCGATCCCGGTCAACCAATCAAACGCATACGCCTGCAAAGCATCTCCAGCAAGTATCGCAGTTGCCTCTGAAAATTGTTTATGAAGAGAAGGTTTACCTCTTCTGAAATCATCATCATCCATACTAGGAAGATCATCATGGATCAAACTATATGTATGAACAAATTCTAATGCAGCTCCGATCGAAAGAGAATCATTATCTATCTTTCCAAAAGACGCGAAGGCAAGAATCGGCCTTAATCTTTTTCCACCAGCTCTCAGACTATATTCCATGGCTGCAGCAAGTTCAGGAGCAGATTCTTTTTTAAAAAACGGATATACTTGGTTTTCTAAGTAATCTTCGAAACGATCTTTAGAACGTTTTAGTAGTTGAGAAAGTTCGTTTGTTTCCGTTCGATTTGTCATTTTCCCGATTCGACAGTAATCACCACTTTGCCGGTAGTATTTCCAGTTTGGAAATGTCGGACTGCTTCCGGAAGATCCACAAAAGGGTATACGGAACCGATATGAGGTGGTTGCAAATTTAATTTTAAAAGTGCTTTTAGATGAACAGTTAGTTCATCGATCTTCTCATATAACCAGATCAGATTGAATCCCATGACAGCTTTATTTTCAGAGACAATCTCTAATGTATCTACTTTAGGTCTGGTCAAATATCTCCAAGCTAAAGTCAGCCAATTGACCTTATCTCCCTGGCTCATAAAAGAAGCGGAGCCATAAACTACCATGCGACCCATAGGAGAAAGAGCGTCGTAGCTTGCTTTGAAAATTTTACCGCCGATACATTCTAAAACTAAATGTAATTCTCTGCCACCTAGTGCGGTTTTTAATTCTTCTGGAAACCGAGAAGATCGAATGATCCAAGCATCATAACCTTCCTTCTCCAAAAGAGAAATTTTAGAATGATTTCCTACAGAACCTAAAGTCCAAGCTCCGAATTTTTTAGCGATACGATTAGCGTAAATTCCTACTCCACCCGCAGCACTATGTATCAAAACGTTTTGACCTTTTCTTAGATCTCCTAAAGGAAGAAGAGCATAATAAGCAGTAAGTCCTTGGACTAAAAATCCCGCTCCTTGCTCAAAACTCCATTTTGATGGAAGTGGGAAAATATATCTAGAGTCTATGTTTATATAATCCGCATAAGCTCCGAATCTGGTCACTCCCATGACCTTGTCATTTTTTTTGAAGTTTTTGACCTTCTTACCAACAGCGATCACCTTGCCGGAATATTCCAAACCTGGAATAAAAGAACCTTTAGGTGTAGCGCTATACAATCCTTGGATCGCAAAAATATCTGCAAAATTCAGACCGATTGCACGGATCTCTATAGTGACTTCATTATCCTGCGGAGGGGGAAGTTCCTCTTCTCTTCTTTCCAGAGAATCTAAAGAACCCTTGGTATCGACTCTATAAACGGAGCGAATCATGAGGGCATTCTGCTCTTTTAATTCCTATCCTAAAAGGAAAAAATAGATACGAACGGAGGAAAAATTTCCTCCGTTTCTTGGATGGTTACTTAGAAGGGAAAATTTCTTTTAGGAAATTCTTGAGCTCCAACCAGGAACGTTTATCCGCTTTTTCATTATAAGCCGCCCCTTTAGAGTTATCATTCCCTGCTTCTTTGATGGTGAAAGAATGAACCGCTCCTCCGTAAGAAACAAGCTGCCAATCCACTCCAGCATTTCTCATTTCTTCTTGGAAAGCTGCCACCTCATCCGGTTTTACAAAAGGATCATCTGCTCCATGAAGTGCCAAAACTTTGCCTTTAATATTTTTTGCATCTTCTGCCTTAGGAGCAGATAGACCACCATGAAAGCTGATGGTTCCTTTTAGCGGAGCTCCACTTCTTGCCAACTCTAGGGCAGTGGTTCCGCCAAAACAATATCCTAAGATCGCGAGATTTTTTGGGTCCACACCAGTTTGGGATTTTAACGCG
Protein-coding sequences here:
- a CDS encoding M15 family metallopeptidase is translated as MPFLFRCLVLVLIFGTFSLFSQTTDEIYQGIAETSYLIGDFPREKALVSFTNPGDPRQFFLRKETKAAFIKLKEEYKKDHPQERQEPFLISAHRSFADQKSIWDDKYSGKKKMREPVKDKTPSQIISLILEFSSAPGTSRHHWGTDIDINALENSYFEKGGRGETFYTWMKKNAHRFGFCQPYSPKSERAGKGYNEEKWHWSYAPLSNKFQKAWVDSYKKGKLNFKGKFQGSDFLGDLPLEYVTSINPDCARID
- the lpxA gene encoding acyl-ACP--UDP-N-acetylglucosamine O-acyltransferase, yielding MKIHPTAIVDSKAELHESVEVGAYTIIEKDVVIGEGTVIETGARIFAGTKLGKFNKVHHGAVIGVGPQDLGFDPSTPSKTIIGDNNTFKEYSNIHKGTKVDSPTIIGNRNYVMGNAHVGHDCILGDDNILTHGLVLAGHVTVGNKAFISGLVAVHQFCFVGDYAMIAGCSKVVQDVPPFATADGNPCTIIGLNTVGLKRGGFSPETRSAIKNAYKTIYHSGLNYRTALDQLEKESGHPAEVLQIIKFFRNSDRGVMNHR
- a CDS encoding Hpt domain-containing protein, translating into MLVDWSRLDSLKQGDDEDDIIWLEEMVRSLRKNMNSRLENIKTFTEEKKDVELQAELHQTKGVAANFGLAAVQKNVTEAELKLKEGNLEACLALCQELPSLWEQTKKELAPKFPE
- a CDS encoding N-acetylneuraminate synthase family protein, yielding MDIVELEKGYPETEAKIKALASECGNATEIIRGAVVSDTIHFIGDTRKISDKEGYVKELPGVTRIWNVSLPYKNIARTAAGKNGEVVHRENRIVEVHGKDGLVRKFGTGKHIFLVGPDSPQTYEQTVTIAKQAVEIGKKFGILDRIIFRGGAFKPRTRPTDWRGMGWDGIKLLDRVKEETGLPYVTEVMDHTMAEEVSKHADMIQIGTRNAQDFELLEAVGRTGKPVILKRGFGNEAIEWFSAAEYIANQGNLNIVLCERGVKTLFIKEGYCRNTPDLNVITHAKNQTILPVIFDPSHVAGDDKIVVSNLLASLPFNPDGSITETLHVEEFRKEQMCDAAQALLMTLYEKTVEAILTYEDKIKPITDKVDSYFLERKGKK
- the panB gene encoding 3-methyl-2-oxobutanoate hydroxymethyltransferase, with protein sequence MRDVSKIFPRGPKPVEKKITVLTCYDFMFARILEDSGVDCILVGDTLGVVYQGQPTTLPVTLDEMIYHAKAVRRGAPNTFVVVDLPFLSYQVSLEEGIRSAGKVMKESGCDAVKFEGGGPEILELIYKLERIGIPVMGHIGLTPQSVNVFGGHKIQGKAEQDKARLISEAKGISDAGAFSIVFELIPSALAKEISESVPIPTIGIGAGAATDGQVLVIYDFLGLNKGFKPKFLKTFLNGYDDVFGAVKNYIQEVRNGSFPGPEHSH
- the folK gene encoding 2-amino-4-hydroxy-6-hydroxymethyldihydropteridine diphosphokinase: MDKNNHIAFLCLGTNLGDRELYLSDAIQKIGAHPEIEILKKGTALNTEALEVTDQPDFLNQLLQISTHLSPKELLDFLLGIENEMGRIRTRDKGPRVIDIDILSIDDMKVHEKGLHLPHHSLFTRPFILELLNELGEGSLIQAFGNPSEG
- the zapE gene encoding AFG1/ZapE family ATPase, which gives rise to MNLKNLTPIREGSPSCKFCAGVGFLLEENVKNSSSGVLLLCSCVGESCPCGGKAPYMVYDESQNRMLPCVCHNARVELGRVEYLVKKAGIPARYKYRTLDRMDTTELSFLAAHDWANDIVVQWKERERIQQGLYLWGGTGSGKTLLACAILNELILRYGLECKYAKINRDFLSTIRDSYQKESELHGMEQTIKKQFTDVEVLVLDDFGANKESDWANSQLYDLIDARYEEEKVTILTSNIPPSDWKDKAEGRIFSRLMEMAKQIHLDCPDYRLSHSAFGNH
- the fcpA gene encoding flagellar coiling protein FcpA, translated to MKVMKTIFVLLAVVGLNLSLFAQNQGGQDTTDAKAAADKIDELLKGELVPEDDDKNLTEEAKKRKKEIQEQEAIWKNPDFKGYDKNFQELHQLSKAFANNKFRLALTSYQSGVNTVLKMREAVEQYRKEEAEKKRLDEKWYWQKVDRKAREDRVVSRQKLEAKQQALNYFTKAINHLDEIKNPDLRERAEFKRLLSDVYRSWIVTEYDLQNLPQCIPILELYIEVNENEKEYPAHKYLASCYAFEENMIKKYGGASEDQMFKFRHKKNIHLLRATELKYGKDSPEYKHIVALINKDEVISVRP
- a CDS encoding flavin-containing monooxygenase, yielding MVAQTLERPSLNQNSQAEKVYDVVIIGTGFAGLCMGIRLKQAGIESFVILEKGNGVGGTWRDNTYPGAACDVQSHLYSFSFAPKSDWSRLFGPQEEILNYMNQCTDHFGIRSYIRTNSEVSGASFDEKTGLWEINIVGGKSYKTKSVVSGTGGLSRPVLPNIKGIDTFKGAKFHSAKWDHSYNLQGKKVAVIGTGASAIQIVPTIAPIVGTLKLFQRTPAWIIPKPDSNISGSVKGIFKFIPPLRWLFRKAIYWLNEIGVLAFAINPKLMRIFEKFARSFINKSIHNEELKKKLTPNYTIGCKRILLSNDYYPALNRENVELVTDGIEEITSSGIKTKDGVEHKVDAIIFATGFQAAEAVSPFEIRGRGGKLLADVWKDAAEAYLGTTVSGFPNMFMIVGPNTGLGHSSMILMIESQVQYTLQGIRYLLNKNIKFIDVRKDVQDHYNEEIQRRLNKSIWLTGGCVSWYNTSSGRNTTLWPGFTFEFKARTFFLRPKDYEFVRADGKIKKPGIGSRVSMALDATFG
- a CDS encoding TlyA family RNA methyltransferase translates to MAKEKIRLDDLLLKKGLAEDISKARSLILSGSVLVNDRMSDKVGTLFEESVEIRIREIIPKYVSRGAYKLKAAFEKWNISVKEKLCIDWGASTGGFTQVLLEEGAELVFAFDVGYGQMASKVAMNPKVTVRDRFHIRDTSWKLLSSLWAEKTEKKFPDEIFLVMDLSFISLRIVLPVLSELKSKNPDVRWNIVSLFKPQFETESRNLDKGVLRDPWIRWKTIRSFLRFLKSEIKGKRIGLEDSPITGRDGNREILVYWTL
- a CDS encoding polyprenyl synthetase family protein — its product is MTNRTETNELSQLLKRSKDRFEDYLENQVYPFFKKESAPELAAAMEYSLRAGGKRLRPILAFASFGKIDNDSLSIGAALEFVHTYSLIHDDLPSMDDDDFRRGKPSLHKQFSEATAILAGDALQAYAFDWLTGIDSSEKNLHKDLVRTLAKGAGAAGMVSGQMYDLLLERNPSSLTGTKEELLSKTHRLKTGALIQASFLMGNRLREDFLEREVTISEYGAKLGLLFQITDDILDIEGTKEDLGKTPGKDGKSGKITYPSLYGMETCKQMVSHIVSELEELGFDLDTSSSKIEVSEFPEFFQSLPSNIGKRKN
- a CDS encoding synaptic vesicle VAT-1 family membrane protein, with amino-acid sequence MIRSVYRVDTKGSLDSLERREEELPPPQDNEVTIEIRAIGLNFADIFAIQGLYSATPKGSFIPGLEYSGKVIAVGKKVKNFKKNDKVMGVTRFGAYADYINIDSRYIFPLPSKWSFEQGAGFLVQGLTAYYALLPLGDLRKGQNVLIHSAAGGVGIYANRIAKKFGAWTLGSVGNHSKISLLEKEGYDAWIIRSSRFPEELKTALGGRELHLVLECIGGKIFKASYDALSPMGRMVVYGSASFMSQGDKVNWLTLAWRYLTRPKVDTLEIVSENKAVMGFNLIWLYEKIDELTVHLKALLKLNLQPPHIGSVYPFVDLPEAVRHFQTGNTTGKVVITVESGK